The genomic window CCAGCCCGACGAGAATGCCCATCCCCAGTAGGATCCAAATCAGGATCTGCGTTAGCCCCACCGCCCCGATCCCCAGCACCTTGCCCATCATGATCTCGAAAGGCCGAGCCGAGGAGGCCAAGACTTCGATAATGCGATTCGTCTTCTCCTCGATCACCCCACGCATGACGAGCGCCCCGTAAATAAGCATCATCACGTAGATAAGAAATCCGAGCACGTAGCCGAGGCCCGCCAGGATGAGGCCTTGGTCGCGTTCCACGCCCGTTTCGGTAATGCGGTGTGTTTCCAGCGGTACGCGCTCACGCGCCAGCCGGATCACGCTCGTATCCAGCCCCGCCTGGCGCAACCGCTCCAAGCGCACGACCTCGCTTACGTCCGCCTCTAGCCTCTCCCGAAACGCTAGCCCCCCACCGCCGCGGGTGTAGAGGTGCGCTCGTCCGCCTTGCAGTACATCGGGGGGCAAAAGCAGATATCCGTCCACGCGCCCCGATCGGACCGCTTCGCGCAGAGCGGATTCGGGCTCGTGGCTCACATAGTAACGGGCCGTATCTCGTGATACAAGCTCCGGGCCCAGTCTACCTGTAGCGTCCAGGACGGCGAGCCGACGTCGGCTGGTATCCTGCGTCCATAGGGTCACGAGCACGGGCACCACGAGGATAAGCAGCAGCCCCAGCGGCCCCAGCAAGGTGCCCACCAGAAAGCCACGAGAGCGCACCCGCACGGTATACTCGCGCAGCAGGATGATGCCGACTTTATTCCAGTTCATGAGGCAGCCTCCGGCATAGAGCCCGTTACGACCTCGATAAAGATCTGCTGCAGGCTGGGCTCGAACACCTCGAAACGCTCGATTTCCGCCTCCGCGGCTATGGCCATGAGCACATCCTGGGGGCGCAGACGCCCGTCAAGCAGGCGCAGCTGCGCCGCATGCTGGCTGCGGCTGAGGATCTGCACCCCGGGCAGGCGATCCAAAATTCCATCCGGACCGGAGAAGGCCACACGGATAGTATCCTTGCGATAGCGTGCTTTTATCGCCCGCATCGATCCCTGAAGCACAACCCGTCCCTGATGGATCAACACGATGTCGTCGCAAAGGGCCTCGACCTGCTCCATGCGGTGCGTGGAGAACAGAATCGTGCGTCCCTGGCTTTTAAGTTCCAGAATAACCTGGGTCAGCAGCTCCGTGTTGACGGGATCTAGTCCCGTGTAGGGCTCATCCAGAATCAACAGCTCCGGCTCATGGAGCACGCTCGCGATAAACTGCACCTTTTGCTGCATGCCTTTGGAGAGCTCCTCGATGCGCTTCTGCTCCCAGCCCCGCGCTTGTAACCGCTCCAGCCAGCGGCGTGCGGCGCCCTCGGCCTCTTGTCGGCTGAGCCCCTTGAGGCGGCCGAAGTAAATGAGCTGCTCCAGTACGCGCATCTTTTTGTATAGTCCGCGCTCTTCGGGCATATATCCGATGCGCCGCTGCTGTTCGGGGCCCACGGGTTGGCCCAGCAGGCTGATCCGACCCGAATCAGGAATCAGGATGTAGGTGATCATGCGAATTGTGGTCGTCTTGCCCGCCCCGTTGGGGCCCAAGAGGCCGAAGACGCGGCCGGGTTCAACAGCGAACGTCACCCGATCCACAGCCCGCGTGCGGCCAAAGCTTTTGCAGACCTCGACGAGCTCCAAAACAGGCATCCGCAGAAGGCCTCCTGTGCGCACTGGGCGCTTTTACGTTCTGCACGGCGTTTCGGTTGCGAAGATAGCCATGGCGATTGTGCAAACTCACTCCGTAGCTTTGCCCGTCTCAAAACGCACGTAAACGGCCTATGGCAACCGACCTGTTCGAAAAGCTCGTCTCCCTCTGTAAGCGCCGGGGCTTCGTGTTCCAATCCAGCGAGATCTACGGTGGCGTAGGCGGGGTCTACGATTACGGCCCCCTGGGCGTGGAGCTTAAGCGTCACATCCGCGATGCTTGGTGGACGGCCATGACCCAGCTGCGGGACGATATCGAGGGCCTGGATGCGGCCATTCTCATGCACCCGCGCGTCTGGGAAGCCTCCGGGCACGTAGAGGGCTTTCACGACCCCCTTGTGGACTGCCGACAGTGCAAGGGCCGCTTTCGGGCCGATAAGCTTCTGGAGGAGTTCGCCGAGCGCTTGGAGCGCAAACACAAACGCCGGGAGGCCGAGGCCCTGCTACATGAGCTGCACCAGAAAGACGCCCCGTTGGGCGCGCTTATCGCCCGGTACGCCGTGCCCTGCCCCACCTGCGGGGCGCGCGATTGGACCGATGTGCGGCAGTTCAACCTCATGTTCAAGACCTTCTTGGGCCCCGTGGAGGATTCGGCCAGCCTGCTCTACCTGCGCCCCGAAACGGCCCAAGGGATCTACGTGAACTTCCACAACGTCAAGGATACGACCCGCCAAAAGATCCCCTTCGGCATCGCGCAGATCGGAAAGGCCTTCCGCAACGAGATCGTGGCCCGGCAGTTCATCTTTCGCATGCGGGAATTCGAACAGATGGAGATGCAGTTCTTCGTGCGGCCGGGTACCGATGAGGCCTGGTTCCGCTACTGGATCGAAGAGCGCTACCGATGGCACCTCAGCCTGGGCATCCGATCCGAACGGCTGCGCCTACACGAACACGGCCCCGATGAGCTGGCCCACTACGCCAAGGCAGCCGTGGACATTCAGTACCGATTCCCGATCGGCTGGCAAGAGGTAGAGGGTATTCACAACCGCACGGACTTCGATCTGTCCCGCCACCAGCAGTACTCGGGCAAGAACCTCAAATACTTCGACCCGGAGACGCAGACCTCTTATATTCCCTACGTAGTGGAAACCTCAGCCGGCCTGGATCGGACGCTCCTTATGGTGCTCGCCGACGCCTATGATGAGGAACCGGTGGAAGGCGAAACGCGCGTCGTGCTGCGCCTACATCCCAAGCTCGCCCCCATCAAGGTGGCGGTACTGCCGCTGGTCAACCGGGATGGGATGCCCGAACGGGCCGAAGCCATCTACCGAGCCCTCAGACGGCGCTTTCGGACCTTTTACGACGACAAGGGCGCCATCGGACGCCGCTACCGACGCATGGACGAAATAGGCACGCCCTTCGCCGTAACGATCGACTCCCAAACCCTGGAAGATGGCACGGTCACGGTTCGCGATCGGGATACGATGCGCCAGGAGCGCGTCTGCGAGCATCGGCTCACCGATTACCTTCAGGAGCGCCTAGAGCGCTGGGAGCGCGAACACGTAGGCTGAAAAGCAGACCCCCCTAGGACCCTTGAGGGCCGCTAGCCTGCTTTTCCGCGCTCCAGGGCGGGGCTTGGCCGCGCAAGAAGGCATCGACCCCCGCCTGACAGTCCGGGGTACCGCGAGCGAAAGCGTTGACCAGGGCGGCGTATTCGAGCGCAGCCTCCAGCCCCTGTCCAGGCAAATCGGCCAGAAGCCGCTTCGTAAGGGCCATGGCCGAAGCGCTGTTGCGGTAGGCCAACTCATCGGCTAGCTCCCGCACGCGCTCATCGAGCCGCTCCGAGGGGGCCACCTCCGTGACCAGTCCGATTCGATAAGCCTCCTCGGCCGAAATAAGCCCGCCATGCAGAAGCAAGCGCCGGGCCTGCGCCTCGCCGATGCGGCGCAGAAGGAAAACGGCCACCAGGGCGGGCACAAAGCCGATGCGCACCTCAGTATAGCCGAAGCGCGCCTCAGGGGAGGCGAGCACGAAGTCGCAAACGGAAACCAGCCCGCAGCCGCCGGCCACGGCCGGACCGTGCACGCGCGCGATCACGGGTTTGGGAGAGCCATAGATCGTCTTAAGCAACCGCATAAGGGCCCGCGAGTCAGCCCAGTTCTCCATATTTGAGGCCCCCCGCAGCCGCTGCAGATGCTCCAAGTCCGCGCCGGCTGAGAAAGCCGGCCCTCGGGCCCCGAGCACGATCACGCGCACCTGCGGCTCGTCGATCGCGCGCTCAAAGGCCTCCTGTAGCGCCGCTATCAGAGCGCCGTTGAGCGCGTTGCGCTTTTCGGGCCTGTTCAGCAGGATCCCGCATACCGGACCAGCCTGCTCGACCCAAACCAGAGGCTCGGCCATAAACGCCTCCTTCCGCTGCGCGCGATGATACGCCGTTTTTCTCCCGCGGTGCAAACGATCACGCATCTGCGGCCCTCTAGAGACCGACCCGCACCCGCTACGCTCTGAGCGGGCCCATGGGGCTTACGGCCTGGCTTTGGCCCGCAAGGCGTCGCCTCCGTTTGGATCCCCTCTAGAGGGCGGTTATTTTTGCCGCGTCTACCGAGTATGCTCGCGCGGATCTATACGGCGCTGCTGGGGCTGCTTCTGGTCGGCCTCGGTGCCCAGGCTCAGTCCTTGCGCGCGCGCATCGAGCGCCTGCTGGATCAGCCGGCTTTCGCTAACGCCTTCTGGGGCGTGGAGATCCGCTCCCTTCAGAGCGGACGGATCTGGTATGCGCGCAATGCCCGGAAGAGCTTTGTGCCCGCCTCCAACCTGAAGCTCCTCACCACCGCCGCAGCGCTGGATCAGCTCGGAGCGGAGTGGCGCTTTGAGACGTCCCTCTACGCCGATGGGCCCATCGCAGACGGGCTGCTTCGGGGCGACCTGGTTGTGCGCGGAGGCGGAGACCCCACGATCGGGGCCCGGTTCTTCGGTGACAACCCCTTGGCGGTCTTCGAAGCCTGGGCTGACTCCCTGCTTAGAGGCGGCGTACGGGTCATCACCGGGGACATCATTGGCGACGACGACGCCTTCGACGACCTGCCCTTGGGCTATGGTTGGTCATGGGATGATGAAGTCTACGGCTACAGCGCACAGATTTCGGCCCTGTCCTTCAACGAGAACGTCATCGAGGTGCGGCTGCTGGCCGGGGCGGAGCCCGGATCTCCGGCTCGCCTGGTCGTGCGACCCGAGACGGACTATGTGCGGCTTTACAATCAGACCCTCACGCTTCCGGCTGACTCGGCTCTGCGGGAACGCTACGATCGGGAACGGGCGGGCAACACCTTTTACGTGCGCACCCGCCTGCCCGTAGGACAAGAGGTGCGCGCGCGGCTATCCGTGGACAACCCCACGCTGTACTTCACCACCGTGCTATACGAAACCTTGCAGCGTCGGGGGATCCAAGTGCTCGGCCGGCCCCGAGACGTCGACGAGCTCTCGATTAAGCCCGATTACGGCCGCATGCGGCTTCTTTGGACGCATCGTTCGCCGCCCCTTCGAGAGATCGTGCGCGTGATCAACAAGATCAGCCAAAACCTGTACGCGGAGCTGCTGCTCCGCGCCCTGGGCCGCGCGCGCTTTGGGGTGGGCAGCGCGGAGGCCGGCATACGGGCCGCACGCGAAAGCCTCGTCCGAGCCGGCTTGGACACCAGCCGCGTGGTCATGGTCGACGGAAGCGGGCTTTCGCGCCTGAATCTCATCACCCCTCAGGACCTCGTCAAGGTGCTCCTCTTCATGCGCGGCCATCCTCATGGGGACGCCTTCTTCGAATCCCTGCCCATTGCCGGTGTAGACGGCACGCTTGCTAACCGCATGCGCCGCGGTCCGGCGCGGGGGCGCGTGCGCGCCAAGACGGGCTTCGTGGGGCATGTGCGCACGCTTTCGGGTTACCTCCAGACCCAACGAGGCGAATGGCTGGTCTTCAGCCTCATGGCCAACCACTACACGGTGCCCACCGCCGCGGTAAACGAAGCCCAAGACCGACTGCTGGAGCTGCTTGTGCAGGGCCGATGAGGACGGAGCAAAATTATTTTGAACGCGTCTACGCCGTGGTGCGCCGCATCCCGGCAGGTCGGGTTACTACCTATGGACACATCGCCGCTTATCTAGGCCTGCGCAGCGGAGCTCGCATGGTGGGATGGGCCCTGTGCGCGCTTAAAAGCGAGGGGAACTGGCTCGATGTCCCCGCACACCGAGTGGTCAACCGCCGCGGAGAGCTCACGGGCCGGCTGCATTTCGGCGGCTACCACGTCATGGAGGACCTGCTGCGCGCCGAGGGGGTGCGGTTTTTGGAGGACGGCCGCGTCGACTTAGATCGGCATCTTTGGGTGCCCACCTGAGCAGCGGGAGCTTACCGGGTTGGGGCGGGCCTATTGGCGGGCGTCCCACCCGGAGGCACAAGGGGGGCTGAGGCGGGAGCCTGCTCCGTGGCGCGCTGCTGGATGATGCTCTGCGTATACCTGCGATCGATGAGGAAGTTGGCCAGTAGACACAACAGCAGAAAGATCGTCGCCAGCACCGTGGTGGTCTTGCTTAGGATATCCGCCGTGCGGCGCACGCCCAGGATCTGCGCTCCGCTAAAACCCCCCGCTATACCGGCTAGACCCTCGCCTTTGCTGCTTTGCAGCAGCACAACGGGGATGAGAAGCACCGCGATGAGCGTGATCAGGCCGATAACGATGTAGTAGGCCACCATCGGTGAGCTCCGTTTCTCCTAACGTCTTTGAGTCGAAGATAGGACCCTCGAGCAACGAAAATCAATCCGAAGAAGACGCGTTAAACGGCTCCCCGTATGAGTCCGTCTAATCCGGCGAAAATGGGACCAACTCCGAGGAGGACGAAGCAATGAGCATAGTCCTGATTGTGGCGAGCGCGCTGGTGCTGGCCATGCACGAGCCGACCTGGGCGCAGGGCACAGGCCAAACCCCGCCCCTGCTCACAGCCGAACAGCGGCAGCGGGTACAGGAGGCGCGCGATCGATTCCGGCGCGAGGCCATAGACCTGCACGCCGCACTCCAGCGAGAACGACTCGAATTAGAGCGCCTGCTGCGGGCCGAAAACCCCGACATGGCACGCGTGGAGGCGCAGCTTCGCCGGATATCCGAAGCCGAAACCCGTCTGCGCATGGCACGCATCCGCTTCGGGCAGGAACTGCGCCAGATTGTGGGACCGGAGCAATACCAGCGGCTGCGCCAGGCCCTGGGAAGACGCGCGTGGGAGCGCTGGCCAGCGCTCCGCTTCCGTTTTCGACCTGGCCCCTTGCGGGAGGGCGGTCCGCGTCTCCGTCGAGGCTGGTGGGACCTATGAGCCGAGCTTCGGCCTCGCTTAAGGCCGCTCCGAAGCACTCGGGGCGGCCTTTCTTATGGTGAGGGCCACTAGCAACAGAGCCAAAAGCTGAAAGCCTACCGACCAGGCCACCACGGCCCCGAGCAAAGCGCGATCGTATAACGCCCCCATAACGAGGCTGCCCCCGAACCAAGCGGCCCCGAAGCAGGCGTTGAAGATCCCGTAGGCGCGCCCGCGCTGCTGTGGGGCGATCAAACGGGCGATTTCGGCGCGCAGCACGGATTCCTGTGCCCCCATGCCGATGCCCCATAAGATCGCCCCCGCTACGACAGCCTCCGGATGCTCGGCAAAGGCGAAGGGGGCGGAGGCGGCGCTGAGCAAAAGGGCGCCCATGAGAGCCCATAGACCTGAGCGGTCGAACCAACGGCCAAAGCATAGCGCCGAGGCCGCGTCCACGGCCATGGCCAGCGCATACAGAGCGGCCACCGACCGCGCGGACAATAGCCCGAGTCGTTCGGCGTGATAGCCGATTAGGGGGAAATCCGCATATCCAATCGCCAGCGCAGCCGCCGCGGCCAGATACCACCCAAAGGCAGCCGGATAGCGCCCCGCAGGCCGGCCGGTCGCCTGCTGCTCGGCGGACTCCAATAGCTCGGGCCTGGGGTACTGCAGGCGCGCATACCCCAGCACGGCCAATGCCAAAGTAGCCGGAACGGCCAATGCGGCGAAGGCCAAGGCGTAATTTTCCCGGGCTCCCAGTATAGCGGCCACGAGCAGGGGGCCCAAGACCGCCCCCATCTGATCCAGGGCCTCGTGAAGCCCGAAGGCCCAGCCGCGTCCCACAGGGGCGGAGGCGTAGGAAAGGATGAGGTCGCGTGCAGGCGTGCGCAGCCCCTTGCCGATGCGCTCCAGTAGGAGCAGCGCCGCGGCCCATTGCCAATGCCCAACCAGGGCTAGCAGGGGCACGGCACCTAAGTTGATCGCATAGCCAGTCCCCATGAGCAGCCAGTAACGCCGGCTGCGGTCCGCCCAGTACCCGGAAAGAAGCCGAAACAAGTACCCGAGTAGCTCCCCCGCGCCGGAGATGGCCCCTATGGCGGAGGCCGTGGCCCCAAGCGTGGCCAAAAAGGGCCCGGCCAGCGCGCGTGCGCCTTCGTAGGTGGCGTCGGCTAGCAGGCTGATCACCCCAAATAGCACCACTAGCCGCAGCGCCCAACGCCGTTTGCGAACAGGCCGCACGCGTATCGTCCCGCTTTAGCGCCCCCTCGCAGACAGGGGCCGGAATCGGCCTAATGGACGGCGCAGCCGGGGGCTTGTTGCAATCCAAAGCACAAAGCCCGAAAGCACGGTAAGCAGGCCCAGCACCGAGAAGACCCGCAGCAGCCAGTGGTTGAAGTCGCTTCGATTGCGATAGTCCATGGTGTGCAGCATCCAGAAGAAATCGAATACGCGCCAGGTGTCGTTGCGCCGGGCCGTGACGAGCCCACGTTCGGCCGACACGTAAAGGCGCGTGCCCGTCGGATGCTCGAACTCCACTTGCCAGGCCGGAAGCTCCTTGCCGCGATATTCGCTTCCCGGTGGCAAGCGCTCTATCCAGCTTATCCGGCGCACGGAGGCCTGGGGGAGAAAGTCCCGCTGAGCGATCTGCAGCGCCTCCTCCCGTCTAATTGGAGGCCGCAGACGAGCCGTGTGGGCGTCGGCCAGCGCATAGCGCAGCTTCCCGCCACGATCCCGATACGCGATCTCGTAGACGGGCTTCCCCAAAAGGGGCCGAAGCGTAAGCACGAGCACCTGAGGCGTATCGGAGCGGGCCGCATAGAAGGCGGCTAGCACTTGATCAGGGCTTGCTAGGCCCCGCGGAGGGCCTGACCAGCTCTCCGGAGGGGCGGCTAGGTGCTCGCCCCGCACCCGTGCTATGGGATTCCAGGAGAAGTAAACCCCGCCAAGGGCCCAGGCCAAAAGCTGCAGGCCTCCTATGAGGCCCAGGTAGCGGTGGGCTTTGCGGATCCAGCGGGCCATCGAGCTACCTCCCGCCCCCTAGCGCACCGCGATGCCGACCGCGCTCAGCTTGCGGCGCCCCTCATCGATTGGGATAGCCCGAAGCTGCATGCGGCATAGCGGACAGGTTCCCTCCTGATCGGCCCAGACCTTGTCCTCGATCATAGGGCAAAAGTAGAGCTTTCCGTCTCGGTTGAGGTCGATGGACGCAAGCTCGATGGGCTCGGTGCGGATCCAGCTGGAATCACTCCGAAACGCGACCTCCTCTTGATGCCCGGCATGTTCGCGCGTAGCGGCGGGCTGTTCCGGTGAAGCGCAGGCGGTCCCCAGGAGGGCACTCGCAAGCAACCAGGCGATGCGCATAGCGGAGCTCCTTCGTATTGGGTTGATGGCGACAAACCCAGTAGCCGGCTTCTGCAGCTTGGCGGATGCGCTTCCTGCGGCACCCGATCCAGATCACCGGATGACCTCGGCGGAGCCGATCTCCCCGGCCCGGGCTGAAAACCCCTCGATTTGCCGCAAAGCCTTTGTCAGAGCGCGCACGCAGCGGGCGCGATGCATGCCTTCAATCCCCAACGGTTTGGCTTCTCATGAAGGGCCTCCGTGCTCTTCTTGTGCGCTCCCGGGAAGTCGGCGGCCGTGAACGAGCACGTAGAGGGCGGGAATCATGACAAGGGTATGAAGCGCGCTCGTAATGAGCCCGCCTACCATGGGGGCGGCGATGCGCTTCATCACCTCGGAGCCGGGCTCGGAGCCGAACAAAATGGGCAACAGTCCGACAAGCGTCGTGAGCACGGTCATCATCTTGGGCCGCAGTCGCTCTACGGCCCCCTCCTCGAGCGCCTGAACCAGGGCCCTGCGGTCCAAAAGACGCCCCTGGTCGCGGTAGCGGCGTATGGCCTCATCCAGGTATACGTGCATGACCACAGCTGTCTGGGCCGCTAGGCCCGCCACGGCGATCCATCCCACGGCCACGGCCACGCTCATGTTGTATCCGGCCAGCCACATCCACCAAACCGACCCCACCACGGCAAACGGCAGCGGAATCATGAGTAACAGGGCCTCGGCGGCGCTGCGGAAGTTAAGCAATAGCAACAGAAAAATGCTGGCCAAGGTCAGGGGAATGAGCAGCCGCAGCCTTCTGTGAGCCCGCTCTAGGTGCTCGAACTGACCGCTCCAGCGCAGCGTGTATCCGGCCGGAAGCGATACATGCTCCCTTAGAAGGCGCTGGGCGCGGCGCACAAAGGAGCCCACGTCCTGCCCCGGCTGCAAGTCCACGTACACCCAAAGGCTGGGTCGGGCGTTTTCGCTGCGAATCATAGACGGCCCGCTCACCCATCGGAGGCGGGCCACCTGCTGCAGGGGCACCGTGCCCCCTGAGGGAATCGGGATCGGCACGCGGGCCAACGCCTCCGGATTCTGGCGAAAATCCCGACTTAAGCGCACCACCAGGGGATAACGTTCCAGGCCCGAGACCCACTGCGAAACCTCTTGACCAGCAACCAGGGTCATGAGCGCCTGCTGCACGTCGCCCGAGCTGAGCCCGTAGCGAAGGGCGGCTTCGCGGTCGAGCTCGACCTCCAGGTAAGAACCCTGAAGCATGCGCTCAGCGTACACGGAGCGCACTCCGGGAGCGACGCGCAGCACCGCCTCCAGCCGCCGAGCCAGCTCCTCTAGCATCTTTAGATCCGGCCCGTAGAGCTTAACCCCCACCGGCGTGCGCATGCCCGTAGAGAGCATGTCGATGCGCGCTCGAATGGGCATCGTCCAGGCGTTCGTCAGGCCCGGAAACCGCACGGCTTCATCTAAGGCCCGGATGAGGCTATCTGGATCCACGCCCGGACGCCACGCGGAACGGGGCTTGAGCCGCACGATCGTCTCGAACATCTCCATGGGTGCCGGATCGGTGGCCGTTTCGGCTCGACCGGCCTTGCCCAAGACGGCCTCCACCTCCGGAAAGCTCTTGATGATCCGATTCGTGAGCTGCAAAAGCCGACTGGCCTCTGTCACAGAAAGACCCGGAGGCGTGGTGGGCATGTAGAGCAGATCCCCCTCATACAGAGGGGGCATGAACTCCGAGCCGATTTGCGGAAACGGCACCCAGAGGCGCCCAAACAAGAGCGTCTGCACGGGAAGCAAGCTCACCAGCAGCACCGCCGCGCCCAAGAACACCACTAAACGAGGCCTTCGAAGGGCGAACCGCAGCAGCGGACGATAGCCCCGCATGAGCAGCTGCGAAAGCGGGTGGCGCGATTCCGGCAGGATCCGGCCCCGTACAAAAGTCAGCATAAGCGGCGGAACAAGCACGACCGTGAGCACCGAGGCGGCCGCCATGGCGAAGGTCTTCGTCAGCGCCAAGGGCCGAAACAGGCGTCCCTCCATCTCGCTTAAGGCGAAAACGGGCAAAAAGGAAACGGTCACGATCAGGAGCGTGAAAAACAGGCTGGGCCCCACTTCCTGAGCCGCCTTCAGCACCGTTTTCGCCCGTTCCGCAGGTGGGATCTCCCCCGCACCCCAACGGGCTTGCAGCCGCTCCAGGTGCTTGTGGGCGTTTTCCACCATCACCGTGGCGGCGTCGACCATGACCCCGATTGCGATTGCGATCCCTCCTAGGCTCATGACGTTGGCGTCTATCCGCAGCAGCCACATCAGAAGCAGGGCCGCAAGCACGCCCGTCGGGATCGTGATCAGGGCCGGAAGGGCGCTGGGCAGATGGGCAAGAAACAGCATCGTGACCAAGGCCACGAGCAGCATCTCCAGCAGGAGTTTTTCCCGGAGCGTCGCGATGACCTCCCGAATCAGCCGGGATCGGTCGTAGT from Bacteroidota bacterium includes these protein-coding regions:
- a CDS encoding ABC transporter permease translates to MNWNKVGIILLREYTVRVRSRGFLVGTLLGPLGLLLILVVPVLVTLWTQDTSRRRLAVLDATGRLGPELVSRDTARYYVSHEPESALREAVRSGRVDGYLLLPPDVLQGGRAHLYTRGGGGLAFRERLEADVSEVVRLERLRQAGLDTSVIRLARERVPLETHRITETGVERDQGLILAGLGYVLGFLIYVMMLIYGALVMRGVIEEKTNRIIEVLASSARPFEIMMGKVLGIGAVGLTQILIWILLGMGILVGLGPFWAALMSVFGANTGQEATALPVGLAPSGIPASLLMAFVFYFLAGYFLYATLFAAIGSAVDQESDAQNLQWPITLPIIVPIFFITNVIADPDGVLAVVLSLVPFFAPILMVVRLAATTVPLWQVGLSVLLLALAFWAGVWISARIYRVGILIYGKKPTLREILRWARQG
- a CDS encoding ATP-binding cassette domain-containing protein; translated protein: MPVLELVEVCKSFGRTRAVDRVTFAVEPGRVFGLLGPNGAGKTTTIRMITYILIPDSGRISLLGQPVGPEQQRRIGYMPEERGLYKKMRVLEQLIYFGRLKGLSRQEAEGAARRWLERLQARGWEQKRIEELSKGMQQKVQFIASVLHEPELLILDEPYTGLDPVNTELLTQVILELKSQGRTILFSTHRMEQVEALCDDIVLIHQGRVVLQGSMRAIKARYRKDTIRVAFSGPDGILDRLPGVQILSRSQHAAQLRLLDGRLRPQDVLMAIAAEAEIERFEVFEPSLQQIFIEVVTGSMPEAAS
- a CDS encoding glycine--tRNA ligase — its product is MATDLFEKLVSLCKRRGFVFQSSEIYGGVGGVYDYGPLGVELKRHIRDAWWTAMTQLRDDIEGLDAAILMHPRVWEASGHVEGFHDPLVDCRQCKGRFRADKLLEEFAERLERKHKRREAEALLHELHQKDAPLGALIARYAVPCPTCGARDWTDVRQFNLMFKTFLGPVEDSASLLYLRPETAQGIYVNFHNVKDTTRQKIPFGIAQIGKAFRNEIVARQFIFRMREFEQMEMQFFVRPGTDEAWFRYWIEERYRWHLSLGIRSERLRLHEHGPDELAHYAKAAVDIQYRFPIGWQEVEGIHNRTDFDLSRHQQYSGKNLKYFDPETQTSYIPYVVETSAGLDRTLLMVLADAYDEEPVEGETRVVLRLHPKLAPIKVAVLPLVNRDGMPERAEAIYRALRRRFRTFYDDKGAIGRRYRRMDEIGTPFAVTIDSQTLEDGTVTVRDRDTMRQERVCEHRLTDYLQERLERWEREHVG
- a CDS encoding enoyl-CoA hydratase-related protein, which gives rise to MAEPLVWVEQAGPVCGILLNRPEKRNALNGALIAALQEAFERAIDEPQVRVIVLGARGPAFSAGADLEHLQRLRGASNMENWADSRALMRLLKTIYGSPKPVIARVHGPAVAGGCGLVSVCDFVLASPEARFGYTEVRIGFVPALVAVFLLRRIGEAQARRLLLHGGLISAEEAYRIGLVTEVAPSERLDERVRELADELAYRNSASAMALTKRLLADLPGQGLEAALEYAALVNAFARGTPDCQAGVDAFLRGQAPPWSAEKQASGPQGS
- the dacB gene encoding D-alanyl-D-alanine carboxypeptidase/D-alanyl-D-alanine-endopeptidase, yielding MLARIYTALLGLLLVGLGAQAQSLRARIERLLDQPAFANAFWGVEIRSLQSGRIWYARNARKSFVPASNLKLLTTAAALDQLGAEWRFETSLYADGPIADGLLRGDLVVRGGGDPTIGARFFGDNPLAVFEAWADSLLRGGVRVITGDIIGDDDAFDDLPLGYGWSWDDEVYGYSAQISALSFNENVIEVRLLAGAEPGSPARLVVRPETDYVRLYNQTLTLPADSALRERYDRERAGNTFYVRTRLPVGQEVRARLSVDNPTLYFTTVLYETLQRRGIQVLGRPRDVDELSIKPDYGRMRLLWTHRSPPLREIVRVINKISQNLYAELLLRALGRARFGVGSAEAGIRAARESLVRAGLDTSRVVMVDGSGLSRLNLITPQDLVKVLLFMRGHPHGDAFFESLPIAGVDGTLANRMRRGPARGRVRAKTGFVGHVRTLSGYLQTQRGEWLVFSLMANHYTVPTAAVNEAQDRLLELLVQGR
- a CDS encoding MGMT family protein — its product is MRTEQNYFERVYAVVRRIPAGRVTTYGHIAAYLGLRSGARMVGWALCALKSEGNWLDVPAHRVVNRRGELTGRLHFGGYHVMEDLLRAEGVRFLEDGRVDLDRHLWVPT
- the secG gene encoding preprotein translocase subunit SecG, yielding MVAYYIVIGLITLIAVLLIPVVLLQSSKGEGLAGIAGGFSGAQILGVRRTADILSKTTTVLATIFLLLCLLANFLIDRRYTQSIIQQRATEQAPASAPLVPPGGTPANRPAPTR
- a CDS encoding periplasmic heavy metal sensor, giving the protein MSIVLIVASALVLAMHEPTWAQGTGQTPPLLTAEQRQRVQEARDRFRREAIDLHAALQRERLELERLLRAENPDMARVEAQLRRISEAETRLRMARIRFGQELRQIVGPEQYQRLRQALGRRAWERWPALRFRFRPGPLREGGPRLRRGWWDL
- a CDS encoding MFS transporter, with the translated sequence MRPVRKRRWALRLVVLFGVISLLADATYEGARALAGPFLATLGATASAIGAISGAGELLGYLFRLLSGYWADRSRRYWLLMGTGYAINLGAVPLLALVGHWQWAAALLLLERIGKGLRTPARDLILSYASAPVGRGWAFGLHEALDQMGAVLGPLLVAAILGARENYALAFAALAVPATLALAVLGYARLQYPRPELLESAEQQATGRPAGRYPAAFGWYLAAAAALAIGYADFPLIGYHAERLGLLSARSVAALYALAMAVDAASALCFGRWFDRSGLWALMGALLLSAASAPFAFAEHPEAVVAGAILWGIGMGAQESVLRAEIARLIAPQQRGRAYGIFNACFGAAWFGGSLVMGALYDRALLGAVVAWSVGFQLLALLLVALTIRKAAPSASERP
- a CDS encoding PepSY domain-containing protein, which gives rise to MARWIRKAHRYLGLIGGLQLLAWALGGVYFSWNPIARVRGEHLAAPPESWSGPPRGLASPDQVLAAFYAARSDTPQVLVLTLRPLLGKPVYEIAYRDRGGKLRYALADAHTARLRPPIRREEALQIAQRDFLPQASVRRISWIERLPPGSEYRGKELPAWQVEFEHPTGTRLYVSAERGLVTARRNDTWRVFDFFWMLHTMDYRNRSDFNHWLLRVFSVLGLLTVLSGFVLWIATSPRLRRPLGRFRPLSARGR